GATCGCACGGCTCTCGCGGTGCTCGAGCCGTGCTCCCGGCCATCGAAATTTGGTCGAACGTAGTCAGTCGCCGACTCGAGTAACCCCAGGCATCTCGGCCGGCGGATACTCGGGCGTCGGCGCACAGCGACGGTCCGGAAGCCAGTTCAGGAGACTCTCGTTGAACCGCTCGGGGCGCTCTCGGGGCGCCCAGTGGCCGCAGTTTTCGATCACGTCTAGCTCGGCCTCCGGAATCAGTTCCGCGGCCCGCACCGACCACTCGAGGGGGACCAACGGGTCCTCCTCGCCGTGGATCAGCAGCGTCGGGACGGACAGCGACTCGAGGTCGTCGACGAAGTTCGTCGCGACGCGACCGTCGAAGGAGAGTTCGTTCGACTGAAACTCCGTGAACGCCTGAATCGAGCCCGGTTCCATCAGCTTCTCCCGGGCGTCGTCGACGAATCCGTCGGAGAGAGCGCTCGAGTCGGCGACGAGGCTATCGAGGACCATCCTGACGCTATCGGTGGTGGCCCCGGCGGCGATTTTGCTCAACTCCGTCATCCCGGGGACCTGCGCCAGCAACTTCCACGGGAGCGCGTTGGACAGCCGCCCGCCCAGGCCGTAGCTGTCCACGAGCGCCAGTCGCTCGATCCGGTCGGGTCGCTCGAGGGCGTAGCCGAGCGCCGCGCCCCCGCCCATCGAGATCCCGACCAGCGAGACTTGCTCGTAGGGGAGCGACTCGAGGAACCCGTCGAGGACGTCGACGTAGGTTTCGATCGTGTGGGTGACCGAGCCGGTGCTGCGGCCGTACCCTGGCCAGTCGATCGCGTAGACGCGGTAGTCCTCGGAGAGGGCGTCGATGGCGTGGCGCCACGAGACCGTCGCGTCGTCGATCCCGGCGCCGTGACAGAGAACGACCGGCGGGCCGCTCGTCCCCGCGCGCCGGTAGGCGATCCGACAGTCACCGACGGTGGTAACGCCGGTTCCCGTCATACTCCCCTCCCCCTCGCGCTATCGTCGGCGCGGCTCGTCGACGGGACGACGGTCAGACAGCGATCGAACTGATGACCGAACGCGGGCGTCTGAAGCAACACGTCCGCCGAAGGTGCTCGACTGTTGTCGACCTTTTCCCTTGCAACGGTCGGTACCGCTCGGCCCCCCTCGCCGTCGGTACCGCACCGGCCGGCCGATCGCCGACCGCCGGACACCTCTACTGTGCGGGGGATTACCATACGATGGCTATCTAGATGGGAGGTGTATATCGTTTTCTATTACCGGGGAGAGTCCCTTCCACTGATTCCGTTTTCTCGCGTCTGGTTTACAGTTTCAGATGGCCGTCCGTGCCGCTCGCGGATCGGTTGTTCCCGGCCGGTCCCGGGCCTCGAGCGGCCGCTTGCATAATGCGCGCTGTGACTTTATTCGCGTTGCCGGCGTCCGTTCGTCCATGGTCGAAACTGGGGAGACTCCGGCGAAAGAAGGCGAGCAAGACGCCGTCGAGGAGGTTCTGGACCTCAACCTCGGGCAGGTCGTCTACGACGAGGACGGGAACAAACTCGGAACGGTTCGAGGCTTCGAGCGGAGCGGCTTCTTCGTCACCACGCGCGAGGGCGCCGAGGCGATGAGCGTCGAACACGCCCGTTCGGGTCACGAGTTCGGCGAGGCCCACCTGATGTGGCGCTGCATGGAGTGTGGCGAAATGGGCGAGATCGACGACGGACTGCCCGACGAGTGTCCGAACTGCAACACCGAGCGCGAGAACCTGATGTACTGGACCGAGGACTGAACGGCGCCCGCCGTCCGCGGCTTATTTTATATCGCGCATTAGGGTTTATCGTCTCGCACGACGTAGCTGTAGGCGGTGAGACGCCATGGCCGAAAAACAGCCGCGACTGGGGTTCGGAACGACGGTTTACACCGAGGACGGCGAGACGATCGGACGGATCCGCGGGTTCGACGAGGACGGACTCTACGTCACCCTGCGTGACGGAATCGAGGGGATGAGCGTCGAACACGTCCGCTCGGGACAGCAGTTCGGCGAGGCCGAACTGATGTGGCGCTGCTGGGAGTGCGGCGAAATGGGCCGACTCGACCGCGACATCCCCGACGAGTGCCCGTCGTGTGGCACCGAGCGAGAGAACCTCTACTACTGGACCGAGGACTGAGCGGGCCCGCAGACGGCAACCGTTTTCAGCCCGCTCGTTCCACCTCGAGCCATGGAGATCGTCGTCTTCGGGGCCGGAAGCCTCGGCAGTCTCGTCGGCGGGCTGCTCGCCCGCGAACACGACGTGACGCTCGTCGCCCGCGAGGCCCACGCTCGGGCCGTCCGCGAGTCGGGGTTGACGCCCGAGGGGGACGCGGCCGGCTTTCCGTTCACCGTGTCGCCAGCGGCGACGACCGACGGAACTGGACTCGAGGCGGATCTGGCCGTCGTGACGGTCAAATCGTTCGACACCGCGGCCGCCGCCGACGCGCTCGCGACGGGTTCGTTCGACGTCGTCTGCTCCCTGCAAAACGGCATGGGGAACGAGGAGACCCTCGCCGCGCGGCTCGAGGCCCCGATACTCGCGGCGACGGCGACCTACGGCGCGATTTTGCGCGAACCGGGCGTCGTGGCGTGTACCGGCGTCGGCGAGGTCATATTGGGGACTCGAGACGGCGGCTCCTCGACCGCCGCGGATCGAGCGGGCGAGGCGTTCGCGGCCGCGGGGATCGAGACGACCGTCGCCGACGACATGCCCCGTCGCCTCTGGGAGAAACTCGCCGTTAACGCCGGGATCAACCCCGTCACGGCGCTGACCCGGACAGAAAACGGGGCCGTCCTCGAGGCCGACGCGACCGAGCTTTCCCGCGCCGCCGCCCGCGAGACGGCGCGGGTCGCACGGGCCTGCGGCGTCGGGCTCTCGAACCGCGAGGCGCTCGCCGCACTCGAGTCCGTCGCGAGCGAGACGGCCGCGAACACGTCCTCGATGCACCAGGACGTCCGCGCCGAGCGGCGCACCGAGATCGACGCCATCAACGGCTACGTGGTCGATCGGGCGGCCGAGCAAGGGCTCGAGGTGCCGACGAATCGGCTCCTGACGTCGTTGGTGCAGACGTGGGAGCGCGGACGCGACCTTCGGTGACGGTCACGTTCGCTTCGAATCGTCGCGGGAACGCTAGTCGGACTCTCGCGAGTCCCGCTCCGCGCCGATCCACGTCTCTTTGACCTCCTCGAGCGAGTCCCCGATCTTCTGTCCCCGATGGCCGAAGATGTCCGCGGCCCCGCCCTCGGAAAAGAGGAGGGGCCGAAACGGCTCGTCGGCGGTCAGCTCCTCCCCGTCGACGGTCGCGTAGGCGGCCCCCTCGGGGACGCGCTCGAAGTTCTCGACGTGTACCTCGTAGGACGATCCGTCGGGCTTCGGCACGGACTCGCCCATGTGGTAGTAGTCGGGGTCGGCGTCGGGCGGCTCGCCGGGGAGCGCGTCTACCCGCTCGAGGAACGCGCGGGTCTGGCGTTCGGCGGTCGCGGCCACCTCTTCGGAGTTCTCGGCGGCGAGTTCGATCTCGACGCTGAAGCCACACGTCGTGATCGTGTGCTCGTTGACCCCCCAGTGATCGATGACGTGTGGCACGGGTAGCTCCGAGGCCAGTTCGAACTCGCGCTCCTGGGCGCTGTGGACGAGCGCGAACGGCGTGGGTTGGGCTTCGGTTCCGTGCAACGAGAGCGTCGTTCGACCCTCGACGAACTCGCAGAGGCGAGCGGCGATCCGTTCTTCGCGGTCGCCGTCCGGATCACCGGGGAACGCGCGGTTGAGATCCGAGTCGAGGTAGCGTTCG
This portion of the Haloterrigena gelatinilytica genome encodes:
- a CDS encoding alpha/beta fold hydrolase, with amino-acid sequence MTGTGVTTVGDCRIAYRRAGTSGPPVVLCHGAGIDDATVSWRHAIDALSEDYRVYAIDWPGYGRSTGSVTHTIETYVDVLDGFLESLPYEQVSLVGISMGGGAALGYALERPDRIERLALVDSYGLGGRLSNALPWKLLAQVPGMTELSKIAAGATTDSVRMVLDSLVADSSALSDGFVDDAREKLMEPGSIQAFTEFQSNELSFDGRVATNFVDDLESLSVPTLLIHGEEDPLVPLEWSVRAAELIPEAELDVIENCGHWAPRERPERFNESLLNWLPDRRCAPTPEYPPAEMPGVTRVGD
- a CDS encoding DUF7130 family rubredoxin-like protein — translated: MVETGETPAKEGEQDAVEEVLDLNLGQVVYDEDGNKLGTVRGFERSGFFVTTREGAEAMSVEHARSGHEFGEAHLMWRCMECGEMGEIDDGLPDECPNCNTERENLMYWTED
- a CDS encoding DUF7130 family rubredoxin-like protein, whose product is MAEKQPRLGFGTTVYTEDGETIGRIRGFDEDGLYVTLRDGIEGMSVEHVRSGQQFGEAELMWRCWECGEMGRLDRDIPDECPSCGTERENLYYWTED
- a CDS encoding ketopantoate reductase family protein; the protein is MEIVVFGAGSLGSLVGGLLAREHDVTLVAREAHARAVRESGLTPEGDAAGFPFTVSPAATTDGTGLEADLAVVTVKSFDTAAAADALATGSFDVVCSLQNGMGNEETLAARLEAPILAATATYGAILREPGVVACTGVGEVILGTRDGGSSTAADRAGEAFAAAGIETTVADDMPRRLWEKLAVNAGINPVTALTRTENGAVLEADATELSRAAARETARVARACGVGLSNREALAALESVASETAANTSSMHQDVRAERRTEIDAINGYVVDRAAEQGLEVPTNRLLTSLVQTWERGRDLR
- a CDS encoding M14 family metallopeptidase; this translates as METNYGPLDVTLRGPGEPEIVVVAGVHGDEKSGVRAVRRLREAGLELRRGVAFVLANPAAIEAGERYLDSDLNRAFPGDPDGDREERIAARLCEFVEGRTTLSLHGTEAQPTPFALVHSAQEREFELASELPVPHVIDHWGVNEHTITTCGFSVEIELAAENSEEVAATAERQTRAFLERVDALPGEPPDADPDYYHMGESVPKPDGSSYEVHVENFERVPEGAAYATVDGEELTADEPFRPLLFSEGGAADIFGHRGQKIGDSLEEVKETWIGAERDSRESD